The following proteins come from a genomic window of Oceanibaculum indicum P24:
- a CDS encoding xanthine dehydrogenase family protein molybdopterin-binding subunit — protein MILKDMKPTRRGFLAGSGTLAFALLAGGGVSVIRSAAAEPAAAGIRDINGWVVIEPDGSILIRFGAAEMGQGVNTSLPMIVAEELDAGWSTVKAEQVSMDPDGIFGNPGFGGILFSAGSSSLEGYFQHLRRAGATARRVLIHSAAAHWGVSPEQVTTDSGVVVNTASGARMGYGEVAALPAIVTEVPAVADADLKPRKDWRIIGSDPGRLDIPGKTRGAAIYSIDIRLPGMLYAAQLQAPVEGETPVTVSDRAARDLPGVVQIVKLANSVAVLAERWETALAARDLLDVSWSANSEFRQYSSDRELEELSRAVDDPSLPAFPWESRGDAVTALAQGTRKHAATYSTTHLYHAQMEPLNAVASVDADGKGAEVWLGTQSQTISIGVATAVLGTTPDRIRFHAMQMGGAFGRRTVFARDLLRDALLLSRAAGRPVKLMWTREDDVKNGWLRPATVHRLEATLDADGTVTAMRHRVASPSILQFAFPQRWNPETGRDVLVMEGTESTDYAIPDFRAEHVITPRRCRVSAWRGIGWAPNCFARECFIDELAEQAGSDPVAFRRKLLRDSPRGLAVLDAVVAMAGFGKAPQGRAHGLSFAGYKETRGAGVAEVSVENGRFRVHRFWAAVDPGFAVHPDNLRAQVEGGILFGLSSLMRERASYTDGMIDQSNFYDYEPIRIGEIPKIEVRIVESDSAPSGAGEIGVPMTGAAVANAIRLLTGTAPRQMPFNLEQS, from the coding sequence ATGATCCTCAAGGACATGAAACCCACCCGCCGCGGCTTCCTGGCCGGCAGCGGCACCCTCGCCTTCGCATTGCTGGCGGGCGGCGGCGTTTCCGTCATCCGGTCGGCGGCTGCGGAGCCTGCTGCGGCCGGCATCCGGGATATCAATGGCTGGGTCGTGATCGAGCCGGACGGGTCGATCCTCATCCGCTTCGGCGCCGCCGAAATGGGACAGGGCGTCAATACCTCGCTGCCGATGATCGTCGCCGAAGAGCTGGATGCCGGCTGGTCCACCGTGAAGGCGGAGCAGGTCAGCATGGACCCCGATGGCATTTTCGGGAATCCCGGCTTCGGCGGCATCCTGTTCTCGGCGGGCAGTTCCTCGCTCGAAGGCTATTTCCAGCATCTGCGGCGGGCCGGAGCCACCGCGCGGCGGGTGCTGATCCACAGCGCGGCGGCCCATTGGGGTGTCTCCCCCGAACAGGTCACGACAGACTCCGGCGTGGTGGTGAACACCGCATCCGGCGCCCGGATGGGCTATGGCGAAGTGGCAGCGTTGCCGGCAATCGTGACCGAGGTGCCGGCGGTCGCTGATGCCGATCTGAAACCCCGGAAGGACTGGCGCATCATCGGCTCCGATCCGGGCCGGCTCGACATACCGGGCAAGACCCGGGGGGCCGCAATCTACTCGATCGATATCCGGTTGCCCGGCATGCTCTATGCCGCCCAACTGCAGGCACCGGTCGAAGGCGAAACGCCGGTCACCGTCTCGGACCGCGCGGCGCGCGACCTGCCCGGCGTGGTGCAGATCGTCAAACTCGCCAACAGCGTGGCCGTACTCGCGGAACGCTGGGAGACGGCGCTCGCCGCACGCGATCTGCTGGACGTCAGCTGGAGCGCGAATTCCGAGTTCCGCCAATACAGCAGCGATCGCGAACTGGAGGAGCTTTCCCGGGCGGTGGACGACCCGTCGCTGCCCGCCTTCCCATGGGAAAGCCGGGGCGATGCCGTAACGGCGCTGGCGCAGGGCACACGGAAGCATGCCGCGACCTACAGCACCACCCATCTCTACCATGCCCAGATGGAGCCGCTGAATGCCGTCGCCTCAGTTGATGCGGATGGCAAGGGCGCGGAAGTCTGGCTGGGAACGCAAAGCCAGACGATCTCCATCGGCGTGGCCACCGCCGTCCTGGGGACGACGCCTGACCGTATCCGCTTTCACGCCATGCAGATGGGCGGTGCCTTCGGCCGCCGGACCGTCTTCGCCCGCGACCTGCTGCGCGATGCGCTGCTGCTGTCGCGCGCGGCGGGACGGCCGGTGAAGCTGATGTGGACCCGGGAGGATGATGTGAAGAATGGCTGGCTGCGGCCGGCAACGGTCCATCGCCTCGAAGCGACGCTCGACGCCGATGGCACTGTCACGGCAATGCGCCACCGCGTCGCCTCGCCGTCGATCCTGCAATTCGCCTTTCCGCAACGCTGGAACCCGGAGACCGGTCGCGATGTCCTGGTCATGGAAGGCACCGAGAGTACCGACTACGCGATCCCGGATTTCCGCGCGGAGCATGTCATCACCCCGCGCCGCTGCCGCGTCTCGGCATGGCGTGGAATCGGCTGGGCCCCGAACTGCTTTGCCCGCGAATGTTTCATCGACGAGCTGGCGGAACAGGCCGGCAGCGATCCAGTCGCCTTCCGCCGGAAGCTGCTGCGCGACAGCCCGCGCGGCCTGGCGGTACTGGACGCCGTAGTCGCCATGGCCGGCTTCGGAAAGGCACCGCAGGGGCGCGCCCATGGCCTTTCCTTCGCCGGCTACAAGGAAACAAGGGGTGCCGGCGTCGCGGAAGTATCGGTCGAGAATGGCCGGTTCCGCGTGCATCGCTTCTGGGCAGCGGTCGATCCGGGCTTCGCCGTGCACCCGGACAATCTGCGGGCACAGGTCGAAGGCGGCATCCTGTTCGGGCTGTCCTCCCTGATGCGCGAACGCGCAAGCTATACGGATGGCATGATCGACCAGAGCAATTTCTACGATTATGAGCCGATCCGTATCGGCGAGATCCCGAAGATCGAGGTGCGGATCGTCGAGTCCGACTCGGCCCCCAGCGGCGCGGGCGAGATCGGCGTCCCGATGACCGGCGCGGCCGTGGCGAATGCCATAAGGCTGCTGACCGGCACGGCCCCGCGGCAGATGCCGTTCAACCTGGAACAGTCCTGA
- a CDS encoding aminotransferase class III-fold pyridoxal phosphate-dependent enzyme, producing the protein MTHMPITMDNHWLPFTNNRLFHQEPQIFARAKGVRYWTPEGQEILDGSSGLFCSAAGHGRPEIAEAVHKQLMELDYTPHFQRAAPVSFELARRLAEILPEGIDRLFFGSSGSEAVDSAMKICLAYHRARGEAQRTRFVSRSWGYHGVNLGGTSLAGMVGNRRDFSGVTCDVVHMRHTWNEEQRFTRSQPEDGAHLADDLEDMCKTYGGETIAAVFVEPIAGSIGTIVPPKGYLQRLRQIADKYGILLVFDEVITGFGRTGSAFASQEFGVTPDVITMAKALTNGTIPMSAVAVKTEIQKTVIASVTADRPELMHGYTYSAHPVACAAALAALDIYRDEKLFERGKSLSDTFLDGVFGLRNLPQVYDLRGHGMMAGIQLTPGKAPGEKGSIVQRLLFKDGLHVKATGDALIFAPALVSEESDLEQMVDSLRRVLGRSDL; encoded by the coding sequence ATGACCCACATGCCCATCACCATGGACAATCACTGGCTGCCCTTCACCAACAACCGGCTGTTTCATCAGGAGCCGCAGATCTTCGCGCGGGCGAAGGGCGTGCGCTACTGGACGCCGGAGGGCCAGGAAATCCTCGACGGGTCGTCCGGCCTGTTCTGCTCCGCCGCCGGGCATGGCCGGCCGGAGATCGCCGAGGCGGTCCACAAGCAGCTGATGGAGTTGGACTACACACCGCATTTCCAGCGCGCCGCCCCGGTCTCCTTCGAGCTGGCGCGCCGCCTGGCGGAAATCCTGCCGGAGGGCATCGACCGGCTGTTCTTCGGCTCCTCCGGATCGGAGGCCGTCGACAGCGCGATGAAGATCTGCCTCGCCTATCACCGGGCGCGCGGCGAGGCCCAACGCACCCGCTTCGTCTCCCGCTCCTGGGGCTATCACGGCGTCAATCTGGGCGGCACCTCGCTGGCCGGCATGGTCGGCAACCGCCGCGACTTCTCCGGCGTCACCTGCGATGTCGTGCATATGCGCCACACCTGGAACGAGGAGCAGCGCTTCACCCGCAGCCAGCCGGAAGACGGCGCGCATCTGGCCGACGATCTGGAGGATATGTGCAAGACCTATGGCGGCGAGACCATCGCCGCCGTGTTCGTCGAGCCGATTGCCGGCTCCATCGGCACCATCGTGCCGCCGAAGGGCTATCTGCAGCGGCTGCGCCAGATCGCCGACAAGTACGGCATCCTGCTGGTGTTCGACGAGGTCATCACCGGCTTCGGGCGCACCGGCTCTGCCTTCGCCTCGCAGGAATTCGGCGTCACCCCGGACGTCATCACCATGGCGAAGGCGCTGACCAACGGCACCATCCCGATGAGCGCCGTCGCGGTGAAGACGGAAATCCAGAAGACCGTCATCGCCTCGGTCACGGCGGACCGGCCGGAACTGATGCATGGCTACACCTATTCCGCCCATCCGGTCGCCTGCGCCGCCGCCCTGGCCGCGCTGGACATCTACCGCGACGAGAAGCTGTTCGAGCGCGGCAAGTCCCTGTCCGATACCTTCCTGGATGGCGTGTTCGGCCTGCGCAACCTTCCGCAGGTCTATGATCTGCGCGGCCATGGCATGATGGCCGGCATCCAGCTGACGCCGGGCAAGGCGCCGGGCGAGAAGGGCTCCATCGTGCAGCGCCTGCTGTTCAAGGACGGGCTGCATGTGAAGGCAACCGGCGATGCGCTGATCTTCGCGCCGGCGCTGGTCAGCGAGGAATCTGACCTGGAACAGATGGTCGACAGCCTGCGCCGGGTGCTGGGCCGCAGCGACCTCTAG
- the pdxR gene encoding MocR-like pyridoxine biosynthesis transcription factor PdxR: MLERFFAAPLDPAKRLQQQIQERLVEAILAGALPFHEPLPATRVMAQRIRVSRNTVTLVYERLAEDGYLKSVNRRGYFIDERYVREQLHIKVDDRARNLIPAAASSVDFGHRLRRSFSGQQNIVKPANWHDFPYPFIYGQTAPDKTSLSRWRDCVRIAGTTLHSRDWMADHIDADDSMLVEQIIRRVLPQRGFRTEPENLLVTVGAQNALYLVAVLLCGPGTRVDMEEPGYVDARNIFLSHGAVLRAHEVDGNGIRVTEALAGASLVYVTPGHQSPTSVTMTVDRRMSLLSAAERHDFLILEDDYEHELNFVGPQRPALKSFDQSGRVIHVGSLSKPLFPGLRLGFIVAEQPLIAELRALRRLMYRHTSTLDQRAMAIFLAEGHFDAHIRRQRASLSKKWQTMLAAAARLLPDCDVTMTTGGSAIWLTLPKGMSAREVAARAAQAGLLVEPGDVHYLRADPPANRLRLGFAAIPLEAIEPGLKLLAGIVRDLKG, translated from the coding sequence ATGCTAGAGCGCTTCTTCGCAGCGCCGCTCGATCCCGCCAAGCGTCTGCAGCAGCAGATTCAGGAGCGGCTGGTGGAGGCGATTCTGGCCGGCGCCCTGCCGTTTCACGAACCGCTGCCGGCCACGCGCGTGATGGCGCAGCGCATCAGGGTCTCTCGCAACACGGTGACGCTGGTCTATGAGCGGCTGGCCGAGGACGGCTATCTGAAGTCCGTCAACCGGCGCGGCTATTTCATCGATGAGCGCTATGTCCGCGAACAGCTCCACATCAAGGTGGATGACCGGGCGCGGAACCTGATCCCGGCGGCGGCCTCCTCGGTCGATTTCGGCCACCGGCTGCGGCGGTCCTTCTCCGGCCAGCAGAACATCGTGAAGCCGGCCAACTGGCACGATTTCCCCTATCCCTTCATCTATGGCCAGACAGCACCGGACAAGACCTCCCTCAGCCGCTGGCGGGATTGCGTGCGCATTGCCGGCACTACGCTGCATTCAAGGGACTGGATGGCGGACCATATCGACGCCGACGATTCCATGCTGGTCGAGCAGATCATCCGCCGGGTGCTGCCGCAGCGCGGCTTCCGCACCGAGCCGGAGAATCTGCTGGTCACCGTCGGGGCGCAGAATGCGCTCTATCTGGTCGCGGTGCTGCTGTGCGGGCCGGGCACGCGGGTCGATATGGAGGAGCCGGGCTATGTCGATGCCCGCAACATCTTCCTGTCGCATGGGGCAGTGCTGCGCGCGCATGAGGTGGATGGCAACGGCATCCGCGTGACCGAGGCGCTGGCCGGCGCCAGCCTTGTCTATGTCACGCCAGGCCACCAGTCGCCGACCAGCGTGACCATGACGGTGGACCGGCGGATGTCGCTGCTCTCAGCGGCGGAGCGCCACGATTTCCTGATCCTGGAGGATGATTACGAGCATGAGCTGAACTTCGTCGGCCCGCAGCGCCCGGCGCTGAAGAGCTTCGACCAGAGCGGCCGGGTGATCCATGTCGGCAGCCTGTCGAAGCCGCTGTTTCCGGGGCTGCGCCTCGGCTTCATCGTTGCCGAACAGCCGCTGATCGCGGAATTGCGGGCGTTGCGCCGGCTGATGTACCGGCACACCTCCACGCTGGACCAGCGGGCCATGGCGATCTTCCTGGCAGAGGGGCATTTCGACGCCCATATCCGCCGCCAGCGCGCCAGCCTGTCGAAGAAATGGCAGACCATGCTCGCCGCCGCCGCCCGGCTGCTGCCGGACTGCGACGTGACGATGACGACCGGCGGCTCGGCCATCTGGCTGACCCTGCCCAAAGGCATGTCGGCGCGGGAGGTGGCGGCCCGCGCCGCGCAGGCCGGGCTGCTGGTGGAGCCGGGCGACGTGCACTACCTGCGCGCCGACCCGCCAGCGAACCGCTTGCGCCTCGGCTTCGCCGCCATTCCGCTGGAAGCCATCGAGCCAGGGCTGAAGCTGCTGGCCGGGATCGTCCGCGACCTGAAGGGCTAG